The sequence TCTGAGGTTTTGCCATCACATCGACAGCCCCTGCTTTCATTACTTCATAGATGTTGTCAACATCGGACTTCTGTACGGCATTGCTTAATACCAAAATTGGCGTAGGATGATGAGCCATTACCTGTTTGGTAAACTCCAAGCCATCCATTTGCGGCATCTGTAAGTCAGTACAAATTACATCAGGATTAAGTTGGGAAACTAAATCTAATCCTTCTTTTCCGTCGGCAGCTTTACCAATTACTTCAATATGACGAGAAGAATTGAGCATCTTCTCATAGATATTAATTGCTACTGCGGAATCTTCAACTAGTAATACTCTAATTTTAGCCATAATATTTTTGTCTATTTATGTGATGTTTTTCTGTGTAAAAGATAGAGGAAACTAATCGATGTTATCAGAGGTTTTCCTCCCGCTAACACTCTATAAAAGAGTTTG is a genomic window of Pleurocapsa minor HA4230-MV1 containing:
- a CDS encoding response regulator, with amino-acid sequence MAKIRVLLVEDSAVAINIYEKMLNSSRHIEVIGKAADGKEGLDLVSQLNPDVICTDLQMPQMDGLEFTKQVMAHHPTPILVLSNAVQKSDVDNIYEVMKAGAVDVMAKPQTALGGNTESMQNELEVKIRVLATKKVKAIPLR